The sequence CAGTATTCATGAAAGGTTCGATCTGGTTTTTAGCCTTGATATATCAGAGCAGACAAAAAGTTCTGAATTCAGAGACTATGTTGATGATCATGGGTTTCCTATTACTCAGAGCACAAAATTTTCTCAAACACCCATAACAGCAGGCATCAGGTATTTACTTGTCCCCAGGGGACGCCAGATTGGACAGTATACCTGGATTCCATCCCGTATTGTTCCATACTTAAGTGCCGGAGCAGGCATCCTGAATTATAAATTTGAGCAGGCCGGTGATTTTATTGATTACTCAACAATGGAGATATTTCCTGCTGTCCTGAAATCTTCCGATAATGTGTGGGTCATGTACCTGGGCTGCGGTGTGGATTACAATATCTATAAGTCTCTCTACTTGACACTGGATTTCAGGTATTCATGGGCGGATGACACAATGAGTGGAGATTTTACAGGATTTGATCCTATTGACCTGGACGGGATTCGTTTTACAACCGGCATTCAGTGGCATTTTTAATGGAGGTATATTATGTACTCGATAAAAAACCATTTAATAAAAGGGTGCCAAACAGAAAATTCCATACAATGGAAAAATCCTGCAAGGTCAATTGTGAATACCATCTTATACTGCCTGTTTTTGTTTGGAGTTGTTCTAATGCTATTGATATCTGCACCGGTTGCGATCAGTGCATCAGAACAGCTTGATCCTGCAGGCTACGAAAAACTCGATACACGGCTTTTGCCCTGGATCGGGTCATGGGGTCTGCTTTCCAGCGGGGCCAGCACAGACCAGAACGAACTGGTACAGGAATTTTTATTGACTATAGGCCCTGGTGACAGTGAAAACTCCCTGACCATGAAAGGGTACAGGGATGGAAAGCTCTCAGCAGAGGAAAAAATAATAGTTGATGGGCTTCGTCATCAAATTACAGAGGACCAATGTACGGGCTGGTATCAGTACTCATGGTCTGAAAACGGAAGACGTCTGCTGTTTAACAGTGAATCGAACTGCCAGAATGACCCGACCCGCAAGATATCAGGGATGTCAATTTTTGATGAAAAGGGACAGTGGCTGGACATCCAGTTGTTGCATAATGGAGAGGATTTAGTTACCAATACAAGAAAATACCGCAATGTTGACAGCGATTCTGTAATCCCGGGTGCAAATGCGCTGAACCGCATCAGCTCTGCCAGGAGCGCTGCAGGAAAAAGCTTTTCTATCGAAGAGATTATCGAACTCAGCCGCAAGGTTGAATCCGAGGTGCTGGAGGCTGCGCTGTTAGAGACCGGTAAACCCTTTCCCATCAATTCAAAAAAAATTGCAGAGTTGGCAGATCTAAAGGTACCATCACGGGTGATTGATATTATGGTGGCCCTTTCATTCCCAGATAAATTCAATTTGCAGGGTAAGGCAATGTCACAGGCTCAGGG comes from Desulfatiglans sp. and encodes:
- a CDS encoding outer membrane beta-barrel protein; the protein is MTYKTKESENKSNIVFHSIFRVSIFVFSFLFLYPLLPGSLDLRAQEGTDQTKADFLFQKPRAFFGLRLGAFFPGTDSGVFDMITKELTLEKGDFDTWDFGVDLGFSIHERFDLVFSLDISEQTKSSEFRDYVDDHGFPITQSTKFSQTPITAGIRYLLVPRGRQIGQYTWIPSRIVPYLSAGAGILNYKFEQAGDFIDYSTMEIFPAVLKSSDNVWVMYLGCGVDYNIYKSLYLTLDFRYSWADDTMSGDFTGFDPIDLDGIRFTTGIQWHF